The DNA window TCATTAAGTATGAGGAAATCCATTATAGTTTATTGAGTAAATCACGTTCCTCTAAAACCTGATTTGACGAGGATCTGCACAATTGCATGTTAACAAACATTTACATCACACAAAAATCGATTATAATATTTTGATACTTGCAAATAAATTTCATTGTTTTCTGCAAAACGCAGATGAAAACACACACCTAGGCCATGCAAAGCTGATAGAATCTCTTCGATGTTCTGTAGGTGAAATCAGGGAATTTAAAATCTACAGTGTTAGCTAACAATTCTGttatgtttatgaatttatattttatattatagaTATTAAGTTAAGTCTGTAATATGTTTTGATTGtgatttaattcaaaaaattATATCGTATTGATTCACTAGATATTATCTCAATTACACAAATGTGTAGATTATATTATGAAGTAAACATGATTAGTAATAGTTACTATCACTTGGATATCTGTCTCATAGATGTAGGCAGGCAAATAACGCAGATCTTGTATTATGTCACTCTCTCTTCACTATCCTAATactatttgaaaataaacaTGTTCACATAAAACTTTCTTCCGAAAAAAGCCAATGCATTTCGTTTATTTATCAGtaaattttattgaaaaacaaATGCtaagaatctcattctcccatTTTTTTTAGAGACAAAGCTCTTccatcaaataataaaaaagaagaaaattaaggGTAGAAATAGAAAATTCTATGGATGATGGGAGTAACTTGTGACCAAGCTTGTGAACTCGGATAGAAGAGCTAGAATGTACGCATAGGCAACAGAAATGACTTTACATAGAAGTGCTTCGAGGATTGAGTCTGGATTTCCCTGTTCATTGCTGGGTATGCCTTACGCTAAGCTCGTAAGATGTCAGAAATTGTATGGTTTTGTCCGACAAGATTAGAACAATAAGTTGTCAAGCTGAGATTCTAGAAACACATACCTTGATATCTAGCATCTAGACGTCTCCTTTTTAATTTACTATGGTTAATCAGCTTTTCCCTGAAATTTACAAGATTAAAGCTCGGGAAGTTAATTTTTGGAATAAGAAAATCAGTCATTTTCTACGAGCTTACACATCTTTTTTCATCTGAGATTCAGCATGCTCTAACTGCAAATATATTCCATCAGCAGCCTCCATCAAAATTTCAGCAGATCTTTTGTCAATCATTGACTTCATTTTGGTTTGGACACGATCTAAAGCCATAGTAAGTAGAGCCACGGCACTGAATTTTAATCAACCAATTATAAATATAAGATGTTGGCAGCATTTCCCATACTTTTTTTCAATCTAATTCAACAAATACTACTTATACCTGGCAAATCCGTCCTCGTGATCGTGTTCCATGCACATTTGGTGCTTTCCACTTTCTTCTTTTCCTGTTTCATTATGCAGAGGCAAAAAGACTATTATGCATTTGATAAGCGAAaaagaaattttcaagaaataaaTAAGCAAACTATGATAGGAAGATGGAGAAGGCAATTTCATTAGCATGGGTAGACcttttaatgattctgaaatAGGGCTACATTCAGTCACGCCAACACCTTTCTTGTTGCCCAGCCTTCTGCTTCGTAAACAATGTTTAGTAATACCAATCTCAGAAGATAATGGCTCTAATTTCCTGCAGCCTGCACATCCACAGCATAATGTAGCTTGACTTACTTAACAGAAGATTTAATGATTCTGTAGCAGCTTGTCACCAAGTCAAATGACCTAAATAATAAGTACTGCTGCAAATGAGAAGACATGCTTGTTGAAACTGCAAAGAGCAGAAACCTGTGAACTAAAGGAATACTCATTTGTGTGTGTGACGGATGCTGCTGCTCTCAGAGTATTCATAAATTTAGTACCACGACCATGTTAACCACAATTTAGGATGGTAAGAAAAGGTCTATCATTTAGCAGAGCGTAATAAAATTCTTTATGCAGATCCACAActcttcaacaaaattcccaaCACTAAAAATACTTAAATCAAAATTAATCAAGGAGAATAATGTGAAAATTGTTGAACTGTTATGTCAGGGCAcattatatgtgtgtgtgtgtgtgttgcgAGCATAAtcacttattttattttggaccATAGAGGGTAAAGCAACTGATTGAAACATCAGGAAGAAGCAGACATTTATGTTAGAAGTCTGTAACCTTTACTATGAAAATCATCTTCGGAGTTCTCAGAATCTGTAGCAGCATTAGATGATCCAGATATACTGTGCTCTCCATCCTGTTCCATCACAAAGGTTGGTTTCAGAGGAGGATAGTCATTCAACTCTCCACAGCCGTTCTTAATTCACTAAGGAAGAGCAAAAGGTATGCACAATTTGATACAGAATAAAAAGATGATTGCAACTTAGTTATTATTATGACCAAAGCATCAAGGATACAAATAATTCCACCTGCCCATTTGATTTGCTTCCAGTTGACTTAGAATTCAGTAAGATCTTGGCAATTCTTTTTGCATCAACGTTTTTCTCTGCATTACTTAGATCATGATCTTTTTCCTGAAGACCTAATGGTGAACATCCAGGAGAAACAGGCGAGTTTATCTCAAAGGTACGACTCTGAGGTTTATGTGTGTGGTGTTTCTTGTTTTTCAACAAAGAATTCATTATGTCTTCTTGttgaatcttatattttggtGTAACCCTCAGCGGTCCAACAGCACTTGGCTGTTCAGTCATAACATTGTTTGGAGATTCAAAGGAGTTCCTCATCTTGGTACCACTTTCTATCTCCCTAAGTATATCCCTCCTCCTGTCATTGGAATTGTGACCATTTTCAGCTTTATTACCCTGCAACATAGATGTATGAAGAGATAGTATTGACTTGCTCTTGTTGCTTGATTGACGTCTCTCCTCTGGATTTTCAAAATTCTCTTCCTCGCCCTTGTTTCTTAGAGAATTACAAGGCAAAAAACCAGTATCGACAGTTTCACATGGTCTTCTAAACGAATCTCCTCTAACTGATACTGTACTCTTTTTCTGGCATTGTTTTTTATGGCTAGTAATTTTAGTAGCTTCAATTTTGATATGCTGCTTTCTAGTGGAAGCTTTCTTTCTGGTCAAAGAATGAGTCAATGGTTTTCTGATAATATGATCGGCCCTTTCAGAATCACTTTCAATTGTGTCCGAATGTGGATTTGTCTTTTCATTAGGATTCTCTTTACCATCTTCCTCAAGTTCTGGATTGAAATCTTTAGCACCAATTTTGATAGGTTGGAGACTGGGACTCTGCTTGTCCGGTGAAGAAACATTTCCCATAACCTCCCAGAGCTTCATTCTCAAAGTTTCACTACCCTCGGGTTCTGTTTTCCTGTTCTTATCCTCTGCAAGATCTTTTTCAGGCAGAAATCCTGATTTTGATGAAAGATTCTCTACATTCTCCGAATTGCTCACCTTACCGGCCTCCAAAGCAGAAGAAGCTTTACCAAAACTATTCAGTCTGTCTTTGTATGGTCCTAAGCCAGATTTCTTGCTGCCAAGAAGTTGCACAGGATGATCTACAGATGCTTTCTTTGATCGCTTTGATCTGGAAAGTGTTTTCGTGGCAACTGGGAAATTCTGAGTCAGTTTAGCATCATGAACTGCCACAGAAGAGGATAactttgtgttgaatgatttaGTAGAAACCCAAGGGGATGCACTATTCTGTAAATCTTTCACAAATTTTTCTGTGGAAGGAGTATGCTGTGCCCGATCTTCAGCTAAATTCTCTTTGCCAGAAGTTGCGGTTTCTGGTATTTGCTTCACTGCTTGGGTGACACCTTTTGCTTTCATGTCATTGGGAGAATCAACCAGAACTCCGACTGAGATCTTCCTGGATTGACTGCAGCAATGGTAATTGCTGCCAAAACTACGGCACTCGCTCATTTAGTCCTACAATAGTTAGATACTTTGAAACTTAATCAGGTATACCATTTTCCTGAACTCTATAAATCACATAAACTGGTGAAAAGGCTGAAGAACATGCGTATTTCAAGTTTGTAAAACATAATATTCTGGCAAAAATGACCAATTATAACAATAACTGAATTCAACATTCTTGAGAGGTAAACATAAAGCACTTTCCTCTAAGAGAACAAAATAGAGTTGCCCATTTACGTCAGCCTACTCAAGGTTCTACCAGTCTACAACTTATACACCACCAGCTTGAAATATGAATGATGAGGGACAAGAAAATATTAGTGTGTTGGATAAACAGGATGAGCTAATTCATACCTCTTACAAATTAGGCAGTCTGTCTCTTTCCTTTTTGACACTTCGTGAAATTAGCAGGATCCGACGTAAAATCTAGCAAATCTGTGAATCAGCTGACAAATATTTCATAGTATAAATGGGAATAACATAAATAAGATCCTAAATACGATATATTTAAGAAGCTGAAAAcctaaaaaaaaagataaactCGATGCCTCTTACATAGAAATATTACAGCTAAAAAACGTGAATTCGATGCATGTTCAAACCCAAGTGCGTGTATTCCACAAAGTTGATTTCGacagaaaaacacaaaaaccgATCGCCGAAACATTCAAGTACAAGGCGGCTTTGAAAATTTCATCCGGATCCACGATTCTCTCCCAGTACTCAGATTTCAGGgtggaaatatgaaaatatgataaacGACGATTATGATCCATCAGAGATGACGAGACGTCGATAGATTTACAAACTTACAATGAGGAGATGAGAATACGCCGCATAAATCTGCTTCACATTCCACTATTCTGATGCAGGATTCGGGAGAGTACCCCTCGGAAGCTCGTTCAAATATCGCGTCTGGATCTGAATTTGGGGGGTTTTGAGCGGGAATGGAAGAAGCTGAATTCGTGATGCTGTTATATATATACGACCGAATCTGGTGGGAGGCACATCTCTCTGTTTTTGTTTTGTACAACCCCACGTGtcattttggaaaaaattgtaatgTTTATCTTACTTACTCTTACTGTgagagacgatctcacggatctttatctctgtgacggatcaaccctactgatatattcacaataaaggtaatacttttagtataaaaagtaatattttttcatagatgatccaaataagagatatgtctcacaaatacgatccgtgagaccgtctcacacaagtttttacatttacttcaaataaaatatacgagtcgatattttttattttgtaatttgATAATTAACAAATTCGAGAAGAGAACTCTCAACATAGCATTGACActctaataaaaaaattttgaataagtCTCtcatgagacgatctcacgaatatttatttatgagacgagtcaactctaccgatattcacataaaaagtaatactcttagcataaaaaataatattttttcattgatgacccaaataagat is part of the Primulina tabacum isolate GXHZ01 chromosome 18, ASM2559414v2, whole genome shotgun sequence genome and encodes:
- the LOC142533823 gene encoding meiosis-specific protein ASY3-like isoform X1, encoding MSECRSFGSNYHCCSQSRKISVGVLVDSPNDMKAKGVTQAVKQIPETATSGKENLAEDRAQHTPSTEKFVKDLQNSASPWVSTKSFNTKLSSSVAVHDAKLTQNFPVATKTLSRSKRSKKASVDHPVQLLGSKKSGLGPYKDRLNSFGKASSALEAGKVSNSENVENLSSKSGFLPEKDLAEDKNRKTEPEGSETLRMKLWEVMGNVSSPDKQSPSLQPIKIGAKDFNPELEEDGKENPNEKTNPHSDTIESDSERADHIIRKPLTHSLTRKKASTRKQHIKIEATKITSHKKQCQKKSTVSVRGDSFRRPCETVDTGFLPCNSLRNKGEEENFENPEERRQSSNKSKSILSLHTSMLQGNKAENGHNSNDRRRDILREIESGTKMRNSFESPNNVMTEQPSAVGPLRVTPKYKIQQEDIMNSLLKNKKHHTHKPQSRTFEINSPVSPGCSPLGLQEKDHDLSNAEKNVDAKRIAKILLNSKSTGSKSNGQVELFNGCGELNDYPPLKPTFVMEQDGEHSISGSSNAATDSENSEDDFHSKGCRKLEPLSSEIGITKHCLRSRRLGNKKGVGVTECSPISESLKGKEESGKHQMCMEHDHEDGFASAVALLTMALDRVQTKMKSMIDKRSAEILMEAADGIYLQLEHAESQMKKDVEKLINHSKLKRRRLDARYQEQHEQLVAIRKRFESEVDHHLQGHGHLIEDLEEFGTQLEGNMKRHKASNEKFLNLTEQAINGQLDDAERKILAAHELAREKMLQLKLVVAKCVKHGAFGEIL
- the LOC142533823 gene encoding meiosis-specific protein ASY3-like isoform X2 — its product is MSECRSFGSNYHCCSQSRKISVGVLVDSPNDMKAKGVTQAVKQIPETATSGKENLAEDRAQHTPSTEKFVKDLQNSASPWVSTKSFNTKLSSSVAVHDAKLTQNFPVATKTLSRSKRSKKASVDHPVQLLGSKKSGLGPYKDRLNSFGKASSALEAGKVSNSENVENLSSKSGFLPEKDLAEDKNRKTEPEGSETLRMKLWEVMGNVSSPDKQSPSLQPIKIGAKDFNPELEEDGKENPNEKTNPHSDTIESDSERADHIIRKPLTHSLTRKKASTRKQHIKIEATKITSHKKQCQKKSTVSVRGDSFRRPCETVDTGFLPCNSLRNKGEEENFENPEERRQSSNKSKSILSLHTSMLQGNKAENGHNSNDRRRDILREIESGTKMRNSFESPNNVMTEQPSAVGPLRVTPKYKIQQEDIMNSLLKNKKHHTHKPQSRTFEINSPVSPGCSPLGLQEKDHDLSNAEKNVDAKRIAKILLNSKSTGSKSNGQDGEHSISGSSNAATDSENSEDDFHSKGCRKLEPLSSEIGITKHCLRSRRLGNKKGVGVTECSPISESLKGKEESGKHQMCMEHDHEDGFASAVALLTMALDRVQTKMKSMIDKRSAEILMEAADGIYLQLEHAESQMKKDVEKLINHSKLKRRRLDARYQEQHEQLVAIRKRFESEVDHHLQGHGHLIEDLEEFGTQLEGNMKRHKASNEKFLNLTEQAINGQLDDAERKILAAHELAREKMLQLKLVVAKCVKHGAFGEIL